The following are encoded in a window of Urocitellus parryii isolate mUroPar1 chromosome 7, mUroPar1.hap1, whole genome shotgun sequence genomic DNA:
- the Fam110b gene encoding protein FAM110B, translated as MPTETLQTGSMVKPVSPAGTFTSAVPLRILNKGPDYFRRQAEPNPKRLSAVERLEADKAKYVKSQEVINAKQEPVKPAVLAKPPVCPAAKRALGSPTLKVFGNHAKTESGVQRENLKLEILKNIINSSEGSSSGSGHKHSSRNWTPHRSDATTDLHRHSFAESLKVYPTPGRGSPQESGSHVSRRLLEQSAESFLHVSHSSSDIRKVTSVKPLKAIPCSSSAPPLPPKPKVAAMKSPEADPVEPACGVSRRPSLQRSKSDLSDRYFRVDADVERFFNYCGLDPEELENLGMENFARANSDIISLNFRSASMISSDCEQSQDSNSDLRNDDSANDRVPYGISAIERNARIIKWLYSIKQARESQKVSHV; from the coding sequence ATGCCCACGGAGACGCTACAGACAGGTAGCATGGTGAAGCCGGTCAGTCCCGCCGGCACCTTCACGTCGGCGGTGCCCCTGCGCATCCTGAACAAAGGGCCAGACTACTTCCGCAGGCAGGCCGAACCCAACCCCAAGAGGCTGAGCGCCGTGGAGAGGTTGGAAGCCGACAAGGCCAAGTACGTCAAGAGCCAGGAGGTGATCAATGCCAAGCAGGAGCCCGTGAAGCCGGCCGTGCTGGCCAAGCCCCCTGTGTGCCCGGCAGCCAAGCGCGCGCTGGGCAGCCCCACGCTCAAGGTGTTCGGCAACCACGCCAAAACCGAGAGCGGGGTGCAGCGCGAGAACCTCAAGCTGGAGATCCTGAAGAACATCATCAACAGCTCCGAGGGCTCCAGCTCGGGCTCGGGACACAAGCACAGCTCCCGAAACTGGACGCCACACCGGTCCGATGCCACCACCGACCTGCACCGGCACTCGTTCGCCGAGTCCCTGAAGGTCTACCCCACGCCAGGCCGCGGCAGCCCCCAGGAGAGCGGTTCGCACGTGAGCAGGAGACTGCTGGAACAGTCGGCCGAGTCCTTCCTCCATGTCTCGCACAGCTCCTCGGACATCCGCAAGGTGACCAGCGTGAAGCCCCTCAAAGCCATCCCCTgcagcagctctgcccctcctctgcctcccaagcccaAGGTCGCCGCCATGAAGTCACCCGAAGCCGATCCCGTGGAACCAGCTTGTGGCGTCAGCCGAAGACCCTCCCTCCAGCGGTCTAAGTCAGACTTGAGTGACAGGTATTTCCGAGTGGACGCAGACGTGGAGAGGTTCTTCAACTACTGTGGACTGGACCCCGAAGAGCTGGAAAACCTCGGCATGGAAAACTTTGCCAGGGCTAATTCTGACATCATCTCCCTCAACTTCCGCAGCGCCAGCATGATCAGCTCAGACTGTGAACAGTCTCAGGACAGTAACAGTGACCTTAGAAATGATGACAGTGCCAATGACCGGGTGCCCTATGGCATTTCTGCCATCGAAAGAAACGCTAGGATCATCAAGTGGTTATATAGCATCAAACAAGCTAGAGAGTCGCAGAAGGTGTCCCACGTGTAA